From one Streptomyces sp. NBC_01478 genomic stretch:
- a CDS encoding metal ABC transporter permease has product MSAFTHPYFVHALLAGTAIALAAGLVGHFLVLRAQVFTGDALSHVAFTGALAALALGYDLRLGLFAATVLFAVLLGALGPRGRTDDVAIGSVFSWILGLGVFFLTLYTTSRNTGNGTAGVNVLFGSIFGLSSGQAELAALVAGLICLAVLAIARPLLFASVDEAVAAARRVPVRLLGLVFLILVGACAAEAAQAVGSLLLLGLLAAPAGAAAHLTDRPYHSLALSAGLAVAEMWAGLALSYSVPQLPPSFAIMAVATAVYAVAMIAVRRPRARVGLAEA; this is encoded by the coding sequence ATGAGCGCCTTCACGCACCCGTACTTCGTGCACGCGCTGCTGGCCGGCACCGCGATCGCCCTGGCGGCCGGCCTGGTGGGCCACTTCCTGGTGCTGCGCGCCCAGGTGTTCACCGGCGACGCGCTCAGCCACGTCGCGTTCACCGGGGCGCTCGCGGCTCTCGCACTCGGCTACGACCTGCGGCTGGGGCTGTTCGCGGCCACCGTGCTGTTCGCGGTGCTGCTCGGCGCGCTGGGCCCCCGCGGTCGTACCGACGACGTCGCCATCGGCAGCGTCTTCTCCTGGATCCTGGGCCTGGGCGTCTTCTTCCTCACCCTCTACACCACGTCCCGCAACACGGGGAACGGCACCGCCGGGGTCAACGTCCTCTTCGGCTCGATCTTCGGCCTCTCCTCCGGTCAGGCCGAACTGGCGGCCCTCGTCGCGGGCTTGATCTGTCTCGCCGTCCTCGCGATCGCCCGTCCTCTCCTCTTCGCCTCCGTCGACGAGGCGGTGGCGGCGGCCCGCCGCGTGCCCGTACGGCTGCTGGGGCTCGTCTTCCTGATCCTGGTCGGTGCCTGCGCGGCCGAGGCGGCCCAGGCGGTCGGCTCACTGCTGCTGCTCGGTCTGCTCGCCGCCCCCGCCGGAGCCGCGGCGCACCTCACCGACCGGCCCTACCACTCCCTCGCCCTGTCCGCGGGACTCGCGGTGGCGGAGATGTGGGCGGGCCTCGCCCTGAGCTACTCCGTCCCCCAACTGCCGCCCAGCTTCGCCATCATGGCCGTCGCCACGGCCGTCTACGCGGTCGCGATGATCGCCGTACGCCGGCCCCGCGCCCGCGTCGGACTCGCGGAGGCGTGA
- a CDS encoding metal ABC transporter permease produces MNWADASAGWSWNPVTDLQQIWAFPFMVNAFRAGTVVAVLAAVMGWFMVLRRQSFAGHTLALVSFPGAACATLLGIGAGFGYFAFCVGGALVIAAIPRAGQGGSGQESALTGTVQAFLLACGFLFVALYKGFLGGVNSLLFGSFLGITTAQVTVLTVAAALALGVLAVIGRPLLFASVDENVAVGRGVPVRALSVVFLVLLGTATAEASQITGTLLVFALLVMPAAAAQQLTARPALSLALSVLIALAVTWTGLIAAYYSPYPIGFYVTTFAFAVHVLARAARTLDSAVDRRRFAGAGAVV; encoded by the coding sequence GTGAACTGGGCTGACGCGAGCGCCGGTTGGTCGTGGAATCCGGTGACCGACCTCCAGCAGATCTGGGCGTTCCCGTTCATGGTCAACGCGTTCCGGGCCGGTACGGTCGTGGCCGTGCTGGCCGCCGTGATGGGCTGGTTCATGGTGCTGCGCCGGCAGAGCTTCGCCGGACACACGCTGGCCCTGGTCAGCTTTCCCGGCGCGGCCTGCGCGACGCTGCTGGGCATCGGTGCGGGCTTCGGCTACTTCGCGTTCTGCGTCGGCGGCGCCCTGGTGATCGCCGCGATACCGCGCGCCGGGCAGGGCGGCAGCGGCCAGGAGTCGGCGCTGACCGGCACGGTCCAGGCGTTCCTGCTGGCCTGCGGATTCCTCTTCGTCGCCCTCTACAAAGGGTTCCTCGGCGGGGTCAACTCCCTGTTGTTCGGCAGCTTCCTGGGCATCACCACCGCCCAGGTGACGGTGCTGACGGTCGCGGCGGCCCTCGCGCTCGGCGTGCTGGCGGTCATCGGACGTCCGCTGCTGTTCGCCTCCGTCGACGAGAACGTCGCTGTCGGACGCGGGGTGCCGGTGCGGGCGCTGTCCGTGGTCTTCCTCGTCCTGCTCGGGACGGCGACCGCGGAGGCCAGTCAGATCACCGGCACGCTGCTGGTGTTCGCCCTGCTGGTGATGCCGGCCGCTGCCGCCCAACAGCTCACCGCACGGCCCGCGTTGAGCCTGGCGCTGTCGGTGCTCATCGCGCTCGCGGTGACCTGGACCGGGCTGATCGCCGCCTACTACTCGCCGTACCCGATCGGTTTCTACGTGACGACCTTCGCGTTCGCCGTCCACGTCCTGGCCCGCGCGGCCCGCACCCTCGACTCGGCCGTGGACAGGCGTCGGTTCGCGGGAGCGGGTGCCGTCGTATGA
- a CDS encoding metal ABC transporter ATP-binding protein — MSLRGAAVRVGGRTLWSGVDLDVGAGEFVAVLGPNGVGKSTLVKVLLGILPPAAGEVGVLGEAPGRVGHRVGYLPQRRSFDASLRIRGTDIVRLGLDGDRWGVPLPVPARFSARRRAARDRIAEVVELVGASAYAHRPIGECSGGEQQRLLIAQALVRGPELLLLDEPLDSLDLSHQGAVAALIGRICREAGVSVVMVAHDVNPILPWLDRVVYIAEGGAVAGRPREVITTETLSRLYGVPVEVLRTGDGRLVVVGQPEAPARHTDRHAEGGGRELG, encoded by the coding sequence GTGTCGCTGCGCGGCGCCGCCGTGCGCGTCGGCGGCCGCACCCTGTGGTCCGGTGTCGATCTGGACGTCGGCGCCGGGGAGTTCGTGGCCGTCCTCGGTCCCAACGGGGTCGGCAAGTCGACCCTGGTCAAGGTGCTGCTCGGCATCCTGCCTCCCGCCGCCGGTGAGGTCGGTGTGCTGGGCGAGGCGCCCGGCCGGGTGGGCCACCGCGTCGGCTATCTGCCGCAGCGCCGCAGCTTCGACGCGAGCCTGCGCATCCGCGGCACCGACATCGTGCGCCTCGGCCTGGACGGCGACCGCTGGGGCGTACCGCTGCCGGTGCCCGCCCGGTTCAGTGCCCGGCGCCGGGCGGCCCGGGACCGTATCGCCGAGGTCGTCGAGCTGGTCGGCGCGAGCGCGTACGCGCACCGGCCGATCGGCGAGTGCTCGGGCGGGGAGCAGCAGCGGCTGCTGATCGCGCAGGCACTGGTCCGCGGCCCCGAACTGCTGCTGCTGGACGAGCCGTTGGACAGCCTCGACCTGTCGCACCAGGGCGCGGTCGCCGCGCTGATCGGGCGGATCTGCCGGGAGGCCGGCGTCAGCGTCGTCATGGTCGCGCACGACGTCAACCCGATCCTGCCGTGGCTGGACCGGGTGGTGTACATCGCGGAGGGCGGTGCGGTCGCGGGCCGTCCGCGGGAGGTGATCACCACCGAGACGCTGTCGCGGCTGTACGGCGTGCCGGTGGAGGTGCTGCGCACCGGCGACGGGCGGCTGGTGGTCGTCGGCCAGCCCGAGGCACCCGCCCGCCACACCGACCGGCACGCGGAGGGAGGCGGCCGTGAACTGGGCTGA
- a CDS encoding metal ABC transporter solute-binding protein, Zn/Mn family, with product MRTAGTPLSRYRSRPARIAVGGSAALAVLTAVSGCSTASSDDTANAGSTTAGRTVKVVAAENFWGSIATQLGGTHAQVKSIINNPNADPHDYEPTAADGRLVAGAQYTIVNGIGYDAWADKLLSANPESGRTDLKVGDLVGIKPGGNPHRWYSPDNVHQVIERITADYKKLDPADAAYFDARKTTFETKTLAPYDKLIAAIKAKYANTPIGASESIVTPLAEGLGLKMLTPESFLDAISEGTDPTARDKQTIDRQISQKLIKVYVYNSQNATPDVQAQVDAAKAEGIPVATVTETLTPAGASFQAWQVRQLEGIEKALGQATGR from the coding sequence GTGCGCACTGCCGGCACCCCCCTATCCCGATACCGATCCCGCCCCGCACGCATCGCCGTCGGAGGCTCGGCCGCCCTCGCGGTGCTGACCGCCGTCAGCGGCTGCTCCACCGCCTCTTCCGACGACACCGCGAACGCCGGGTCGACGACGGCGGGCAGAACCGTCAAGGTCGTAGCGGCGGAGAACTTCTGGGGCAGCATCGCCACCCAACTCGGCGGCACCCACGCGCAGGTCAAGAGCATCATCAACAACCCGAACGCCGACCCGCACGACTACGAACCGACCGCGGCCGACGGCCGGTTGGTGGCAGGCGCCCAGTACACGATCGTCAACGGCATCGGCTACGACGCCTGGGCGGACAAGTTGCTGTCCGCCAACCCCGAGAGCGGCCGTACCGATCTGAAGGTCGGCGACCTGGTGGGCATCAAGCCGGGCGGCAACCCGCACCGCTGGTACTCGCCGGACAACGTCCACCAGGTCATCGAGAGGATCACCGCCGACTACAAGAAGCTGGACCCGGCCGACGCCGCCTACTTCGACGCGCGGAAGACGACCTTCGAGACCAAGACCCTGGCGCCGTACGACAAGTTGATCGCCGCCATCAAGGCCAAGTACGCCAACACCCCGATCGGCGCCTCGGAGTCCATCGTGACCCCGCTCGCCGAAGGGCTCGGCCTGAAGATGCTCACGCCGGAGTCCTTCCTGGACGCCATCAGCGAAGGCACCGACCCGACGGCCAGGGACAAGCAGACGATCGACCGGCAGATCAGCCAGAAGCTGATCAAGGTGTACGTCTACAACAGCCAGAACGCCACCCCGGACGTACAGGCCCAGGTCGACGCGGCCAAGGCCGAGGGCATACCGGTCGCGACGGTGACCGAGACCCTCACTCCGGCCGGGGCCTCCTTCCAGGCTTGGCAGGTACGGCAGTTGGAGGGCATCGAGAAGGCCCTGGGGCAGGCGACGGGCAGGTGA